The following are from one region of the Lytechinus variegatus isolate NC3 chromosome 4, Lvar_3.0, whole genome shotgun sequence genome:
- the LOC121414460 gene encoding nucleolin-like translates to MSGTQSMNQANRQPKSRSRRKAKQIVIPADPDSAEADREDEEDIVKKSTSQRKKAALLKTRNGYQRDKSPRTRRKRTVRDDTDEEEEEEDANSDENDDDDDDADDAQVDDESLGFFLTTISYVVGVTLALLLGYAYYICIYTIHENHLWFSSIMVSLLPFLFSL, encoded by the coding sequence ATGTCAGGGACACAGTCTATGAATCAAGCAAACAGACAGCCTAAGTCCCGAAGCCGACGCAAGGCTAAACAGATCGTCATCCCCGCCGACCCGGACTCGGCCGAAGCCGACAGAGAAGATGAGGAGGacattgtcaagaaatcaacaAGTCAGCGCAAGAAAGCCGCTCTGCTGAAGACAAGGAATGGCTACCAAAGAGATAAATCCCCCAGGACTAGGAGAAAAAGGACTGTGCGTGATGATACggatgaagaggaggaggaggaagacgCAAATAGTGATGagaacgatgatgatgatgacgatgctgaTGATGCCCAGGTCGATGATGAATCTTTGGGATTTTTCTTGACGACAATTAGCTATGTTGTAGGAGTCACTCTTGCATTGCTGTTGGGATATGCCTACTATATCTGTATCTACACAATACATGAAAATCACCTCTGGTTTAGCAGCATCATGGTAAGTCTGCTTCCCTTTTTATTCTCATTATAA